A window of Pyrobaculum aerophilum str. IM2 contains these coding sequences:
- a CDS encoding DNA cytosine methyltransferase: MYSAVDLFAGGGGFGLGFRMAGFKIAVAVDIDRDAVRTYSANHRYTIIIQEDIRYIDYGDLLKYAGDVDVIIGSPPCEPFTAANPNRMEDPADRLYTDPAGQLTLEFIRLVGEIGPKVFVMENVAALAEEPLRTYIKREFKRVGYEVYFNILHAEDYGVPSRRRRVFVSNIEIRPVKSRRVTVREALRDLPPPDSGIVPNHETTTLSPKKQERISKLKPGEALMRYRGAGGFYENYIRLMWDDIAPTVMGSRRFIHPEEHRVLTVREQARLMGYPDGYIFLGSKESQYNQVGESVPPPLSYAIALEVKKYLEGR, from the coding sequence GTGTACAGCGCAGTGGATTTATTCGCAGGCGGGGGCGGGTTTGGGCTGGGCTTTAGAATGGCGGGGTTTAAAATTGCTGTTGCTGTAGATATTGACAGAGATGCCGTGAGGACTTACAGCGCCAATCACAGATACACAATCATTATACAAGAAGACATCAGATATATAGACTATGGGGATTTGTTAAAATATGCGGGTGATGTCGATGTAATTATCGGTAGCCCGCCCTGCGAGCCGTTCACCGCGGCAAATCCCAATAGAATGGAGGACCCGGCAGATAGGCTTTACACAGACCCCGCGGGCCAATTAACTTTAGAGTTCATAAGGCTAGTGGGCGAAATAGGGCCCAAGGTCTTTGTAATGGAGAACGTGGCCGCCCTCGCCGAAGAGCCTCTCAGGACTTACATTAAAAGGGAGTTTAAGAGAGTTGGATACGAGGTTTATTTTAATATACTACACGCCGAGGACTACGGAGTGCCTAGTAGAAGAAGGAGGGTATTTGTATCAAATATAGAAATTAGACCTGTTAAGTCTAGGCGGGTTACAGTAAGAGAGGCGTTGCGCGACTTACCTCCTCCTGACAGCGGCATAGTTCCCAACCACGAGACTACGACTTTAAGCCCGAAGAAACAAGAAAGAATTTCCAAGCTGAAGCCCGGCGAGGCCTTAATGAGATATAGAGGGGCAGGCGGCTTTTATGAAAATTATATACGCCTCATGTGGGACGACATAGCGCCCACGGTAATGGGCTCTAGGCGGTTTATACACCCCGAGGAGCACAGGGTATTAACAGTGCGGGAGCAGGCCAGGCTAATGGGCTATCCCGACGGATATATATTCCTCGGCTCAAAGGAGTCTCAGTATAACCAGGTTGGCGAGAGCGTCCCGCCGCCGCTATCATACGCCATAGCCCTAGAGGTTAAAAAATATTTAGAGGGTCGTTGA
- a CDS encoding GNAT family N-acetyltransferase produces MYPTVVIRLATKEDLDSAVQLVVRLKRLNAEFDPMLEVVPDIEQAVRKYLENALNSPSSVLLVAAEGSKVVGLLKGDVEDRIFYKPRYAGVIKEFYILPEYRRKGIGKRLMMEGVEQLRKKGAEIIMASFPALNEIAINFYKKMGFRPIEYLFAKEV; encoded by the coding sequence ATGTATCCAACAGTAGTGATTAGACTCGCCACAAAAGAAGACCTTGACTCTGCCGTCCAGCTAGTAGTTAGGTTAAAACGGCTCAATGCAGAGTTTGACCCCATGTTAGAAGTAGTCCCAGACATAGAACAAGCCGTTAGAAAATATCTCGAAAACGCCTTAAATAGCCCGTCCTCAGTGCTTTTAGTCGCGGCAGAGGGAAGTAAAGTAGTGGGGTTGCTGAAGGGCGACGTGGAGGACAGGATTTTCTACAAGCCGAGATATGCCGGGGTTATAAAAGAGTTCTACATACTGCCGGAGTACAGGAGGAAGGGCATTGGCAAAAGGCTTATGATGGAGGGCGTCGAACAGTTAAGGAAGAAAGGCGCAGAGATAATTATGGCATCTTTCCCCGCGCTTAATGAGATAGCTATTAACTTTTACAAAAAAATGGGATTTAGACCAATAGAGTACTTATTTGCAAAAGAGGTCTAA
- a CDS encoding PaRep2a protein produces MEWRKREEEQRRLELKSQVMAALKDWYRRCFKWPIMPGEEGKVVRRLELYYGMCEMAKAVIAEYGEKYAEPLISEYALRRAFWWEGEWRGKPMSCFVTEKKAVCKVGDKMATFYVFDTPHGVYLRPEIKLVDDWIKVAYRGDDS; encoded by the coding sequence TTGGAGTGGAGGAAGAGGGAGGAGGAGCAGAGGAGGCTTGAGCTTAAGAGTCAGGTAATGGCGGCGTTAAAGGACTGGTATCGCAGATGTTTTAAGTGGCCCATCATGCCGGGGGAGGAGGGCAAGGTAGTGAGAAGGCTAGAGCTTTACTACGGAATGTGCGAAATGGCTAAGGCCGTAATCGCCGAATACGGCGAAAAATACGCCGAGCCTCTAATCAGCGAGTATGCCCTTAGGCGCGCATTTTGGTGGGAAGGGGAATGGAGGGGGAAGCCCATGTCGTGTTTCGTGACGGAAAAGAAGGCCGTTTGCAAGGTGGGCGACAAGATGGCCACATTTTACGTATTTGACACGCCCCACGGCGTGTACCTAAGGCCAGAAATCAAGCTTGTAGACGACTGGATTAAAGTGGCGTATAGGGGCGATGACAGTTAA
- a CDS encoding 60S ribosomal export protein NMD3 encodes MAKIPCPFCGRLVDRLIEGMCEDCYVERHPLVKVKETRVLRCRYCGALFIRGRWIREGRGGVEELAAKVLSDKASVSGAIERIEASQSYDGLTARVVVKGSPHPSIEPRLFTYVLTFEYVYDICNSCREMLSRREVAVLQIRGYPRGIENDVKKKIIFIIEQELYKLKDKKIGFISDIKDLKNGIDIYTTNANLARHLAYVIHRQFPSVVTETAKVVGVKDGRKIYHMTYSVRIATYKPGDVIVLKGEKMAVTSINNKYVVLHLSERGRYEQLSISELLRSEVTFIGQH; translated from the coding sequence GTGGCTAAAATTCCTTGCCCGTTTTGCGGACGCCTAGTTGATAGGCTAATTGAGGGCATGTGCGAAGATTGTTACGTTGAGAGACACCCACTGGTAAAGGTAAAGGAAACCAGAGTCTTGAGGTGTAGGTACTGCGGCGCTTTATTTATAAGAGGGAGGTGGATTAGAGAGGGGAGGGGAGGCGTGGAGGAGTTGGCGGCAAAGGTCTTGTCAGACAAGGCGTCAGTTAGCGGGGCGATAGAGAGAATAGAGGCGTCTCAGAGTTATGATGGCCTTACGGCTAGAGTAGTGGTCAAAGGCTCTCCCCACCCCTCTATTGAGCCGAGATTGTTTACTTACGTCTTAACGTTTGAGTACGTCTACGATATTTGTAACTCGTGTAGAGAGATGTTAAGCAGAAGGGAAGTCGCTGTGTTACAAATTAGAGGGTATCCTAGAGGTATAGAGAATGACGTTAAAAAGAAAATTATTTTCATAATAGAACAAGAACTTTATAAACTTAAAGATAAAAAAATAGGTTTTATAAGTGATATAAAAGATTTGAAAAATGGAATAGATATATATACAACAAATGCAAATCTCGCAAGACATTTGGCTTACGTCATACACAGACAATTCCCTAGCGTCGTAACAGAGACGGCTAAGGTTGTTGGCGTAAAAGACGGCAGGAAGATATACCATATGACGTATTCTGTGAGAATCGCGACTTACAAACCTGGCGATGTTATAGTCTTAAAGGGCGAAAAAATGGCGGTAACTAGTATTAATAACAAGTACGTGGTTTTACACTTGTCAGAAAGGGGGAGATATGAGCAGTTGTCTATTTCTGAACTGTTAAGAAGCGAAGTGACGTTTATAGGACAACATTAA
- a CDS encoding PaRep2b protein encodes MTALLSLVTGGLFGVSMERALAGKGEQIAGTLSIASAVRNTPFVFYKVFRSASGDEKLSETRKLAFRIATLLIEPAMREILAGRQGVEVRIEEKTENGKRRVYATFVENGHELLKVPWEAGKWLIPLSAEGEVVELFKEVANLAAAASSGSKLLEGLGGGEWERAVKAVKKTRKIVKKTARAITIGALPTDAVLYPGREYVLGDSSYLSQTFTYWALAEREIKLDAGGGIGLVRVYPSEEGLKPMWRVEGKYTEAVREVLSVSRAVFENLLTPNKQSEGGVDLKVALTDVKMNDELKKALETAAGEFWERVNELLALWKQLEEEAKEKKDEERKKVVMEVDKLGKYLRVLLPLAYAVEARKMGELSREEAALAVIFAVLYDGTVFRDEILLFIGGPEHVESPIMTRDHFTAFWLWALKELGLKPSSVYRGRGAHHIAFKGAELNGLLEAVTPALPALHELRDALTEFADAFKVVTREAVKRKFGIDWGYDVRNEMFFKKLEEVVTMAEDYVYKNIAVEKGPLDTSGQWPKAIIRFKLNGEEVAHITVYWTGTELYAKFGGSRENAERLASIIRALGGEAEVKRVSKVWKVKLYTDGIASIRHNGWLNAVRSFVDELKDKGLISENRYKQVVKEIETGPNTVKFADVEFSVNYKTRDKYSDIIQVRYTPTSEASKNAALNALKARGLKEGIHFTVKEHGGYEIRVTKEAYAKAVETLAQSGLKKGEHYAVYDKRREIRVKKDHKDAIVNALKAAGLAEGKHFAVKWSGQYIIYITYDGLREIQRMALGGNVEAERFIRELEDVLKRRHGDDAAKKLIEVLTPAREEGAAELPLAVYDEGGNLIARVVDLRYEFVENGQPVSHCAGRDCRLRIIAEYEVGGERKQFKIEWYWKKQQKKKGNTTTTYYFEMATLTVKDDVEAAVLKALTGKAKRGRVFLLADQLDALCRFKALKDAVDQWRRGKLDSDKQGAGADNSN; translated from the coding sequence GTGACCGCTTTGCTATCGCTTGTAACTGGCGGCCTATTCGGCGTCTCCATGGAGAGGGCGTTGGCGGGGAAAGGTGAGCAGATAGCCGGCACTCTCAGCATTGCGTCAGCTGTTAGGAATACACCCTTCGTCTTCTACAAGGTGTTTAGATCAGCCAGCGGTGATGAGAAGCTGTCAGAGACCAGAAAACTGGCCTTCCGCATTGCCACTCTACTGATAGAACCCGCAATGAGAGAAATACTGGCCGGCAGACAGGGCGTGGAAGTACGCATAGAGGAGAAGACAGAAAACGGCAAAAGGCGCGTATACGCCACATTTGTAGAAAACGGCCACGAGCTCCTCAAAGTCCCATGGGAGGCTGGCAAGTGGCTAATACCGCTTTCGGCGGAGGGAGAGGTGGTAGAGCTGTTTAAAGAAGTTGCTAATTTGGCGGCGGCCGCCTCCTCCGGCTCTAAACTACTGGAGGGGCTTGGCGGAGGGGAGTGGGAGAGGGCAGTAAAAGCGGTGAAAAAGACGAGAAAAATAGTGAAGAAAACGGCTAGGGCCATTACAATCGGCGCACTGCCCACAGACGCCGTCCTATACCCCGGACGTGAGTACGTCCTCGGCGACTCCTCTTACCTCTCGCAGACATTTACCTACTGGGCGCTGGCTGAGCGCGAAATTAAGCTCGACGCTGGGGGCGGAATTGGGCTCGTAAGAGTATACCCCTCCGAGGAGGGGCTAAAGCCGATGTGGCGCGTTGAGGGCAAGTACACTGAGGCGGTGCGCGAGGTGCTGAGTGTAAGCCGCGCCGTGTTTGAAAATCTATTGACACCTAACAAACAGTCGGAAGGCGGCGTTGATCTGAAGGTGGCTCTAACTGATGTTAAAATGAATGATGAATTAAAGAAGGCCTTGGAGACGGCGGCCGGCGAGTTCTGGGAGCGCGTTAATGAGCTGTTAGCACTGTGGAAACAGCTAGAAGAGGAGGCAAAGGAGAAAAAGGACGAAGAGAGGAAAAAGGTGGTAATGGAGGTAGACAAGCTGGGCAAATACCTCCGCGTCCTCCTCCCGCTGGCATATGCCGTAGAGGCGCGCAAGATGGGTGAACTGTCTAGAGAGGAGGCGGCCCTTGCGGTGATTTTCGCTGTGTTGTACGATGGGACTGTGTTTAGAGACGAAATTCTGCTTTTCATCGGCGGCCCTGAACACGTGGAAAGTCCGATTATGACCCGCGACCACTTCACCGCTTTCTGGCTGTGGGCTCTGAAGGAGCTTGGCCTTAAGCCAAGCTCAGTGTATAGGGGCAGAGGCGCGCACCATATTGCCTTCAAAGGCGCCGAGCTGAACGGCTTACTGGAGGCTGTAACGCCGGCGCTACCCGCGTTGCACGAGCTTAGGGATGCCCTGACAGAATTCGCCGACGCGTTTAAAGTCGTTACCCGCGAGGCGGTTAAAAGGAAATTCGGCATTGACTGGGGTTACGACGTGAGAAACGAAATGTTTTTCAAAAAGCTAGAGGAAGTTGTTACAATGGCAGAGGACTACGTCTACAAAAACATCGCCGTGGAGAAAGGACCTTTGGACACAAGCGGGCAGTGGCCAAAGGCCATAATTCGCTTCAAGTTGAACGGTGAGGAAGTGGCGCACATAACAGTATACTGGACCGGCACTGAGCTTTATGCCAAATTCGGCGGCTCCCGCGAAAACGCCGAACGGCTGGCCTCTATCATTAGGGCCCTCGGCGGCGAGGCAGAGGTTAAGCGCGTAAGTAAGGTATGGAAAGTCAAGCTCTACACCGACGGCATTGCGTCAATCCGCCACAACGGCTGGCTGAACGCGGTGAGGAGCTTTGTGGACGAGCTTAAAGACAAGGGGCTGATCAGCGAGAATAGGTATAAACAGGTGGTGAAAGAGATTGAGACTGGGCCCAACACCGTTAAATTCGCCGACGTGGAGTTCTCGGTTAATTACAAGACGAGAGACAAGTATAGCGATATAATACAAGTGAGATATACTCCGACTAGCGAGGCATCTAAAAACGCCGCCTTAAACGCATTAAAGGCGAGGGGTCTGAAGGAGGGCATACACTTCACGGTGAAAGAGCATGGCGGTTACGAAATCCGCGTTACAAAAGAAGCATACGCCAAGGCCGTTGAGACTTTGGCGCAGAGCGGGCTGAAGAAAGGCGAGCACTACGCTGTTTACGATAAAAGGCGCGAAATCCGCGTTAAAAAAGACCACAAAGACGCCATCGTAAACGCCTTGAAGGCGGCGGGGCTGGCGGAGGGAAAGCACTTCGCGGTGAAGTGGAGCGGACAGTACATAATCTACATCACTTACGACGGCCTCCGCGAAATTCAGCGTATGGCGCTGGGCGGCAACGTGGAGGCGGAGCGGTTCATCAGGGAGTTGGAGGACGTTTTGAAGCGCAGACACGGCGATGACGCAGCGAAAAAGCTAATTGAGGTTCTGACTCCGGCGAGGGAGGAGGGAGCGGCGGAGCTTCCGCTGGCGGTATACGACGAGGGGGGCAACTTAATTGCCCGCGTTGTAGATCTGCGGTATGAATTTGTGGAAAACGGCCAGCCGGTGAGCCACTGCGCTGGAAGGGACTGCCGCCTGCGCATTATCGCGGAGTACGAGGTTGGGGGAGAGAGGAAACAGTTCAAAATAGAGTGGTACTGGAAAAAGCAACAAAAGAAAAAAGGCAATACAACGACCACGTATTACTTTGAAATGGCAACACTCACGGTCAAAGACGATGTGGAAGCCGCCGTGTTAAAGGCGCTGACCGGAAAGGCTAAGAGGGGCAGAGTGTTCCTCCTCGCGGACCAGCTAGACGCCCTGTGCCGCTTTAAGGCGCTTAAAGACGCCGTAGACCAGTGGCGCAGAGGAAAACTTGATAGTGATAAACAAGGCGCTGGCGCTGACAATAGTAATTAA